TGGTGAAATCCTGTTGTATAAGAATAATTGTCAATTGATACTGAATATTCGGCAGCAGATAAACCAATTGCACTTGATGTGTTAACTGACATAACAAATTGCAATTTATTATTTTTAATTCTAATAGCGGTTCCACCAGCGTTAGTTGCTCCATTTTGCTTGTTGGAGATAATCGTCATGTTTCGTGTGTCACCTTTTACAAGGTAAGCCCAAGTTGAGATCGTAAGGTCTGTCTCATACGTGTTTGCACCTGTAGGAGCAAATGTCATATACTGATTGACTCCATTGAAATCTCTTCCTGCTGCAACTACTGCTGCTGTATCTGTTGTTGCGGTTGGCTCATTTCCTGAAGGAATAACACCATTAACAGAAACGGAAGTTTTGTTTGTTGAGTCATAAAACTCCGTTGCACTTGTATGACCAGAAGCAACAGAGTCTAGAGATAGAATTGTTGTCGGTCTAGGGATTGTTACAGTTGCATTAAGGTTAACGACTTCTCCATTTAATGTCGCACTAGTGTTATGAACAATACCGTTAAATGACTTTAGCCATAAGCGTGGAGTAATTGGTGTTCCAGTTGTTAATGGAGAAGAAAGAATTGCTCCTGTGGCTGTTGTACATGGTTGCCAATTTTCATCTGTTGCACTTGGCGCAGTTGTACTGTCGTTTACTAATACAAGATCAGCATCAGTACAATCATTCATTGTTACTCTAATCCTATCTCCGTAGAAGAAGTTAGATGAGCTATCATAAATTGATGCTTTTGTGTTAAGTGGAGTTGTTATTGTTCTCGCTGGATCATAAATACGTTGAGCAGTATTTCCTTTCGTATATAGTTCCATTATCTGAGTTGATGTTAGGGACTTATTAAAAATTGCTAGTTCATCAAGTGTTCCCTCATATAAATCAGAATTAGGTCCATTTGTTGCTGGGTTTACACCTGTTCCTAAGTATAATGGAGTATTTGAGCCACCATCATAGCTGATAGTACGTCTGGTTAAGAAATCATCTACGTGTTTAAGCATGCCGTTTACGTACCACTTAACCCTTCTTCCATCAAAAGTTAGAACGATGTGTGCTCTATTGTATCCAATATAGTCTTTTGGGATAACTGAGCGATATTTTACTCCATTAAGAGAGATGTAAAAGTGAATAGTTTTTAGTGAATTTATTCCTGCTCCAGGCCATCTTGATTGATTTAGAGACCAAAGATAGTACCCATCACCATCATTATTCATCGTAGATAAAATAGTTCCCGTGGTATCCGCTGAAGAATAATCACCGGCATCATCATTAATATCTGCCCAAAAAGAAATTGATAATTCATCTGTTGGCTTGAAGGCTGTGTTTGATGGGATTTTTACATGTGTTCTTGCATTGTTAAAATCCAGTCCTTCATTAACTTGACCTGCTATTGCAGAATAATAGTGTAGTTCGGCATCGACTCTATTTGCTGACTCATAAGCCTTTTGCGAATAAATAGTGTTAGCGTCAAAACTCCAATAAGCTGTTGGGGTTGGTGTTGGCTGTGCAGTGAAGTTAACAATAACATCTTGGCTTGTACTAGTTACATTGCCAGCACTGTCTTTAAACCATAGTCTGACTGTATTATCTCCATTTGCAAGCGCTGGTATTTCTATTGAGCCATCAGCAGTTGAACAGAATTGCCAACCATTAGAATCTTCGAGCGGCACAGTGATGTCATTAACAGTAATATAAACTGCAGCAATATCAGTACAATCATTGAGAGTTAAATAATTCTCACTAGAAGTTCCAGTTTCCCATTTTGTGCCTGTCCAATTTTTTAAATCGAGACTGATTGTAGGAACTGTTGCCGGAGGAGTTGTATCACCCGCATAGAGTTTAGATTTTAATCGATCATAATAGCTTACAATTTCTGTTTCTGTAAGGTTTTCATCGAATATCATTACTTCGTCTACGAGTCCATTACTGTAGAATGGTCCAAGAGTGTCTCTGTTTATATATGTTGGCCCTGTCCCACTTTCTAATGTCTTGAAAATATCTGTAGAAAAATTATCTTCTGCAGCATTAATAGCTCTACGTTTGATACCATCAATCCAAAGAGATAAATTCTTACCGTCATATTGAGCTGTAATGTGATGAAGTCCTGATGTGATTTCTGATGTTGGTAAATAAATTGTAGGATTTGAATTAACGTAACCCGTATAATTAGTATCATACGTTCTTTGTACCGAAAATCTTAAGGTTCCGTCGTACTGATAAATTCTCGTTGACCCGTGTTGATAAAAACCTCTTGAAGAAGTATCTCCATTAGTTAAAGTCGCATTGAACATGACAGTAATACCAAGAGCTTCATCATTAACATGATATTTACTAGAGGTTAAATGATTACTTGTTGTTGTTGATATACCATTGTTGATAGCATCTTTTATAACTGAGTAATTAGTTGTGTTTGATAGAATTGCATTGTTGTGTACGATTGAATCGTAGTATCTATCAGTTAATCTTTGGTCTTGGTCTAGTGACCAGTAGGTGAGAGGTATAGTAAGATCATCATCATCATCAATCGCTGGAATCTCAAGTATTGCAAAACCACTGGAAACATCACCATAATGATTTTTTGACCATATTCTCACGTATTGTGTTCCCATTGGAAGTTTGGCAGAAATAATTGCCCCAGGAGTTGTATTACACTCTCTCCAATCATTTGATTTTGGATCTGGTGAAGTAACAGATGGATCTCCAATGTATATAAATGGTGTAGATGTACAATTAAGAATTGTAACCTTTGTACGTGATTCAAAATTATCATAATGATAAACATAGGCATTATTCACATTTGTTGCAGTTTTTCTTACATCAAATAGATACTGTCCTGTGTTTCCTCTGTTGTAGATATCATTGATTTCAGATTGAGTAAGGGCCTGTCCCCATAATGCTATTTCATCAATTTTTTCACTGAAAAATGTTCCTGGTCTAGTTGTTGAAGTTTCAACATTTGAACCGATGTTTAGTCGTGGTGTATAAGTCCACTTGATAAAATCATTTTCAGCAAGCGTTGTTGTCGCTACTTGAGATGAGTTTACATATAAGAACATTTGGTTATTGTTAAACACTGCTGTGAAATGGTTCCATCCCGTTGGGACAAGAGCCATTGGTGCTGAAATGGTTCTCTCGCCCGCAATTGTAAGCCCAAGTTTGAAGTAGATATTTCCAGCATTTAAATAGAGGCGATAACCATCAGTAGGATTACTTGTATCTCTATCATAATATGCTGACTCTATTAAAGTTCTTTCAGCATTGTCTCCATTTGTTGTGTAAAACCAACCACTGAGTGATAGCTCGTTTACCGGACGGGTTAAGATTGAAGTATCACCAGTTAGGTAAGATCGACCTCCAATATTTGCTGATTCATTCTTCTTTCCTGCTTCAAACCCTGAGACAGTATTAAGTGATGATTCAAAATTATAGGCAAACATATCATGTTCAAAATTTTCACTGATTACATCTCTAAATTCCCTTCCTACATATGTTACTTGATCCATTGGCCAGTAGGCATTTGCTTGTGGAAGTGTCAGGTTATTGTAGTAGGCTACTGAGTCAGACGATATTGGTGTTACGTTACCTGCAAGATCTTTAAACCAAAGTGTAACTGTGTGACCACCTTCAGTTAAGCTTCTGTTAAAAGAGCCTGGTCTTGTTCTACAAATCTGCCATCTGTCATCTTGTTTGTCGGGTTGAGTTCCTTCGTTTACAAGGACCCCTGAAATATCTGTACACGAGTTTACTGTTAAATATAATTTATTATCGTATATTGTTTCTCTTTGGTTTTCTCTGCGCAGAGTAGGGTTTGCTGGTGGAGTTGTATCTGCGCTGTAAATAATATCAGCCCCATTATGGTATAGCGATGAAACCATTAAGCCAGTAAGAGGTTTATCCCATACAAGAACTTCATCGATTTCTCCACTTGAATATGTCGATCTTACAATTGGGTATGAAGATGCATTCCAGTCTAGTGGAAGAGTGGCTCCTGTTGGTCCGTTTCCAACTGCAAATTTAATATTGGTATTATGAGTTATTGCACTTGCTGTGGCTGCAGAGAAGCTCTTAATGAATATACCGTCAACATAGAGAGATGCAGTCTGACCATCGTAAACACCAGTTAATAAGTGCCATGCAGACGAAAGACTTGAAGTCTCTAAGTATGGCTTTAATGTTTGTCCATTGTCGAGACGTAATACAAACTCTACTCGAGGTCCAATTGGTGCATCATTTTGAAATCTTATACCATATCCCGATGACCCATTATAATTTCCAAGAATAACATCTTCTGAGCTACTATGGTTTGCTGGAATATATACCCATGCTGACACTGAAACTTTGTCTTTAATTCTTAGATGTTCGCAGTTGTCACAACGTGTGAAGTTTGTTGATGGTTGCTTGATTGCTTCATTAAGAACACCTGCTTGATTATAAAGCATGTCGTCTGAATTAGCGTAGTGGACAAAGTTGTAAACAGTATTGCCTGGGTCTGGATCAACATCTTCCCAGATACCTTTTTCACTCGATAGTATTGCACCTGAAATTCGATCAGTTAGTCTTCTTGTTGTCGAGTTGTTATGAGCACTATCAAATGTCCAGTGTACAATAGGTCTCGCAATAGGAAGGTCGTAATTTGTTGTGATAGGAGTGTATTGGAATGTCGTCGAGATATTACCAAATTTATCCTTCGTCCAAACCTTTCCGTATGAGTCTGAAGAATTAAGCTCCTTAGATAAAATACCACCAGTTAATGTATTACAAGTTTGCCAGTCTTCATCATTTTTGTCTGGTGGAAATTTCGATGCCGTAACGATTAGGTAGTCGATACCTGTACAATCTGTTGAAGTCAGGTTCGCTCTAGATACTAGGGCATTATAGTAAATAAGGTTTAAAGTAGTTGGTATCGCAGGTGGTGTTACATCATAGAAAATTTTGTCTGCAACCGAACCTCTAGCATACATTTCTGTTACAACAGTGTCTGTGATAGCATCACTGAAAAATGAGACTTCATCGATTGTTCCAGAGAAGTAATTTGCATTGATATCATTTGCCGTGCCTGCTGATGCACCAATTACAAAAGCGTTGGCATATGTATAATCAATATTGTAGGTAGCACCCATGTCGTTATTAGCGATTTCAACATCATTGATGAATAAGCGTAAGTATCCTTCATTGAAAACACCTGTGATCATGTAGTTTGTCGCTGTTGACAACGTTCCAGAAGGAGTTGAAACAGTTTGTATTGAGCCATTTGCTTTGACTCTGAACTCTACAGTTCCATTGCCAAGAACAAGTGCGTAACCACCATCATTGAGATTACCTGCAATATATTGGTCAGCTGTTGGCCAGCTCGCAACATTGATCCAAGCACTCAAACTTACTTTAGATGTTGGTTGATGGGAAGCATCGTAGTTAACTAGAATATTAGAATCTGTTCCGTTAAATGATAGAGCTTCGAAAGACGCTCCTGATGTAGAGTTAGCATTCGAAATGATACCATCTTTTCCTGCTGTTACATCAATAGCTGTTGCGCCGAGAACGTTTACATTATCAAGTGTCCAATATGACGAAGGCTCAGGAATTGTAAAGTCGTAGTTAAATGTAATTGACATATCTGTTGATGTTAAACTGACGTTCCCTGCAGCATCTTTAAACCATGTCTTAACAGTGTTAACACCATTTGCGAGTAGGTTAGAGTAAATCTTATCTCCGGTTGTTGAACATGCTTGCCAATTCGCTGCATCTGATGTTGGTGTTGATATGTCTGTTGTAACGTAGACACTTGCGATATCATCACAGTTTTCAATGTTTACACGAACTAAAGGAATTCCAACAGTGTACTCATTATTACGTGGAGTTACATCAACTGGATCGGGTGGTACTGTATCTTGCCCGTTGAAAATATTTTTAACGTCGGCTTCACTGATAACTGAATTCCATAAGATTACTTCATCAACAATATTATCAAAGTGCGACCCAGCTGCTGCACCTTCATTACAAGTTGCACCTGCTCCAATAACAAATGATGGGAGGCAAGAGTAGTTGATATTTGATGAGCTACCAAAGTCATTAGAGGCTACAAGTTTTCCATCAATGAAGAATTTTGCTACTTGACCGTCGTATGTACCAACAAGATTATGGAAGTCTGTATTAAAGCTGGTTGTTGTAACTGCAAGTTCTCTTTTTCCTGCAATTGACTCCACGATGAATTTTAATTCAGCGTTAGGTCCATCAATTTCAATTGAGTATCCAGAGTTTGTGACTCTGTTACCAGCGATAACTTGATTTCTATTGTCGTTGTTTGTTAATTTTGCCCAAACAGAGAAAGTTAGGTTTGTTTCAATCATTGAAGTTGAAGCATATTTTGTCTCAATATAGTCACCTTCAGATTTGGTGAACTTGTATCCCTCATTTTGAATGGCCGGAGTATTATAAGTAGCGCCATTATTTATACCAATCAGTTGTGAGTACATATCGGAAGTCTGAGAGGTCGAAGAATGTGTATTGTCGAAGTTAAAGTGTATTAGAGGCTTTGGAACATCAATGACACTAATGATTGTAGTATCAATCTTTTGATAACCCGCAGAAATATTATCGTACTCATCCTTTGTCCACACTTTTAGTTCATGAGCACCTTGTGGAAGGCTTGTCTCTGAAAAAGCACCTAAAATAGATGTACACGGAGTCCAGTTTGCATCATTCGCGGTTGGTGGGTGAGTTGTTTCATTAAGGTAGATGAATTTCCCATCAACGCAGTTTGAAATCGAAAGTAGTGCATTTTGTTCAAACGCACCAAAGAATGTTGCTGAAGTAATATCAGCTGGTACTGTTGACGAATAATTTACTTTAAATTTATTCTGACTATCAACAAAGAGGTTGTAAGCTTCAGTATCAGTTAAGCTCTTATCCCAAAGAACTAATTCATCTAGTGAGCCAGAGAACTTATTTGATACATCTACATTGTCTGTACATGTTGCAACAGAGGCACCAATGGCAAAGATTTTTGCACAACCATAAGTAATATTCTGTGGGCTTCCAAGATCTACTGTGTCTTTCAGAACACCGTCAATGAAGATTTTAACTAATTGACCATCAGATGTACCAGTGATGTAGTGCCAGCCTGTCGTATAGTCAGCCGTTGAAATTTTTGCAAATGTACTATTGGTATAGAATCTAAGTTCGTTTGACTCCTGTCTAAAACCGTACCCACCACCACTCGAAATATTTCCAGCAATGTGTTGAGTTGAACCATCGCCACTTGTAAGATATGCCCACATTGATAGGGTTACAGCAACAGTTGGCTTAATAGCTACCGAGTTTTCTGTTACAAAGTAATTAGCACCATCCAAATCTACGGCTTCTTTTATTTTTCCAGTAATTTTACTTAGAGTCGTAGAAGATGCAATCTTAAGATCGGAAGTGCCTTTGATATCAATTAGCTTGTTGTGAAAGTAGTGATTATTATCAAATGACCAGTATGCAATTGGCTCTGGGAGTGTACTTGGTACTGGATCAAAGATAAATGAAACATTTCTTGGTATTGGGTTAATGTTACCTGCGGTATCCTTAAACCAAACTTGGAGTGTATAGTCCCCAGCGATATCTATTGGGTAAGTAATTGCTCCTGTTGCTGTATCACAATTTTGCCAAGCAGTATCTCCTGATGATGGCTGCGGATCGGCATTGTTATTAACAAACACTTGATCGATGTCAGTACAAGTTGATACTGTCATTTGCGCTGGCGCTGTTGTAAGCGTCGGAGCATTCTCAACGGTTACAAGCGGTCTTGGTGGAGGAGCAGCATCACCAGATGTATCTACAATTACTGTCTGTGTAATTGGTGATGAGTTAACATTTCCAGCATCATCTTTAAACCATACATATAGAGTATTCGTTCCATCAGGAAGTGTTCCAGATTGAATTGCTGATGCAGATGTTGTACATGTTTGCCAACCTGAATCACCATTTGCTGGAGGTGTCGCAGATGTACCTACATAAACACCAGTGATATCATCTTCGGAACTTCCTGTTGGTGAACATGAGTTGATTGTAAAATCAGCTCTCGAGTCATTTGCAAGTAGGGTTGGTGGAGAACCTCCATCACCATTGTCTAGAGTTGCAAGGATGTCACTTGTTGCCCCATCTCCAGTTGTGAGTGGAGGAGGTGTTGTATCAGGAGTTGTATAGTTAACAATATGCTGATTGTTAATAGGCATTACATAATTGTCAGTAAACTTGTACCACACTCTAAGAGTGTGTGATCCATCAGTTCCAAAATTTGGAGATTGAAGAGCGTTACTTGCTGTATTACAGCTAACCCAACCACCTTCTGCTCCTGTTGGAGTTGTCGCATCATCCATGGTGATAAGAACTTGTTGGATATCTGTACAAGTATTAACAGTTAAGTAAGCTTTTGGTGT
The Bacteriovorax sp. Seq25_V genome window above contains:
- a CDS encoding LamG-like jellyroll fold domain-containing protein; amino-acid sequence: MYILIVLFISSCSDTSSLTGKIEISNIVNPDSTAPSISFISTPTSITGNNDYNLTYSITDNTGGSGVKTSTLSYSPDGISFKTLRNIGSGTQTIKFCVPNKNHPLPTFKIDAVDGNNNTASATLGDTGANFNITIDPEPILPNISSSNGTLTNSNSTKIFVDACLQSKCSADAIYYEPPSNNLSISLGSTQPAAGDSSWVTCQDVIDNGIDSPTFLTDNDYELKVWVKSEDTDYDSTPITHISSSSEDITVTYDTSAPDESSIVIEGTTLTGKSQGTYRFTDCTDIASVMINKAGAPPLATDSGWQACSSSAFSLKYTDFIEGSNSLKFWIKDSAENVNSAFVPFTTTYDPPNITVVGGPTISTSTANMTIEFCDEASITQVFFNETGTLPSASASGWQTCNTASGHFNYGPLSPGSTTLKAYFKYADGLISPNPKDVPVYFSPTVSWVETPVTRRPQASFKLASCEGVTSVFVKTPGPAPLATDSGWQTCSTVSGAITYDGLSTGTQTLNFWFKDALDNVYGEYATSSVTFTPPQTSVKDAPSISTPKAYLTVNTCTDIQQVLITMDDATTPTGAEGGWVSCNTASNALQSPNFGTDGSHTLRVWYKFTDNYVMPINNQHIVNYTTPDTTPPPLTTGDGATSDILATLDNGDGGSPPTLLANDSRADFTINSCSPTGSSEDDITGVYVGTSATPPANGDSGWQTCTTSASAIQSGTLPDGTNTLYVWFKDDAGNVNSSPITQTVIVDTSGDAAPPPRPLVTVENAPTLTTAPAQMTVSTCTDIDQVFVNNNADPQPSSGDTAWQNCDTATGAITYPIDIAGDYTLQVWFKDTAGNINPIPRNVSFIFDPVPSTLPEPIAYWSFDNNHYFHNKLIDIKGTSDLKIASSTTLSKITGKIKEAVDLDGANYFVTENSVAIKPTVAVTLSMWAYLTSGDGSTQHIAGNISSGGGYGFRQESNELRFYTNSTFAKISTADYTTGWHYITGTSDGQLVKIFIDGVLKDTVDLGSPQNITYGCAKIFAIGASVATCTDNVDVSNKFSGSLDELVLWDKSLTDTEAYNLFVDSQNKFKVNYSSTVPADITSATFFGAFEQNALLSISNCVDGKFIYLNETTHPPTANDANWTPCTSILGAFSETSLPQGAHELKVWTKDEYDNISAGYQKIDTTIISVIDVPKPLIHFNFDNTHSSTSQTSDMYSQLIGINNGATYNTPAIQNEGYKFTKSEGDYIETKYASTSMIETNLTFSVWAKLTNNDNRNQVIAGNRVTNSGYSIEIDGPNAELKFIVESIAGKRELAVTTTSFNTDFHNLVGTYDGQVAKFFIDGKLVASNDFGSSSNINYSCLPSFVIGAGATCNEGAAAGSHFDNIVDEVILWNSVISEADVKNIFNGQDTVPPDPVDVTPRNNEYTVGIPLVRVNIENCDDIASVYVTTDISTPTSDAANWQACSTTGDKIYSNLLANGVNTVKTWFKDAAGNVSLTSTDMSITFNYDFTIPEPSSYWTLDNVNVLGATAIDVTAGKDGIISNANSTSGASFEALSFNGTDSNILVNYDASHQPTSKVSLSAWINVASWPTADQYIAGNLNDGGYALVLGNGTVEFRVKANGSIQTVSTPSGTLSTATNYMITGVFNEGYLRLFINDVEIANNDMGATYNIDYTYANAFVIGASAGTANDINANYFSGTIDEVSFFSDAITDTVVTEMYARGSVADKIFYDVTPPAIPTTLNLIYYNALVSRANLTSTDCTGIDYLIVTASKFPPDKNDEDWQTCNTLTGGILSKELNSSDSYGKVWTKDKFGNISTTFQYTPITTNYDLPIARPIVHWTFDSAHNNSTTRRLTDRISGAILSSEKGIWEDVDPDPGNTVYNFVHYANSDDMLYNQAGVLNEAIKQPSTNFTRCDNCEHLRIKDKVSVSAWVYIPANHSSSEDVILGNYNGSSGYGIRFQNDAPIGPRVEFVLRLDNGQTLKPYLETSSLSSAWHLLTGVYDGQTASLYVDGIFIKSFSAATASAITHNTNIKFAVGNGPTGATLPLDWNASSYPIVRSTYSSGEIDEVLVWDKPLTGLMVSSLYHNGADIIYSADTTPPANPTLRRENQRETIYDNKLYLTVNSCTDISGVLVNEGTQPDKQDDRWQICRTRPGSFNRSLTEGGHTVTLWFKDLAGNVTPISSDSVAYYNNLTLPQANAYWPMDQVTYVGREFRDVISENFEHDMFAYNFESSLNTVSGFEAGKKNESANIGGRSYLTGDTSILTRPVNELSLSGWFYTTNGDNAERTLIESAYYDRDTSNPTDGYRLYLNAGNIYFKLGLTIAGERTISAPMALVPTGWNHFTAVFNNNQMFLYVNSSQVATTTLAENDFIKWTYTPRLNIGSNVETSTTRPGTFFSEKIDEIALWGQALTQSEINDIYNRGNTGQYLFDVRKTATNVNNAYVYHYDNFESRTKVTILNCTSTPFIYIGDPSVTSPDPKSNDWRECNTTPGAIISAKLPMGTQYVRIWSKNHYGDVSSGFAILEIPAIDDDDDLTIPLTYWSLDQDQRLTDRYYDSIVHNNAILSNTTNYSVIKDAINNGISTTTSNHLTSSKYHVNDEALGITVMFNATLTNGDTSSRGFYQHGSTRIYQYDGTLRFSVQRTYDTNYTGYVNSNPTIYLPTSEITSGLHHITAQYDGKNLSLWIDGIKRRAINAAEDNFSTDIFKTLESGTGPTYINRDTLGPFYSNGLVDEVMIFDENLTETEIVSYYDRLKSKLYAGDTTPPATVPTISLDLKNWTGTKWETGTSSENYLTLNDCTDIAAVYITVNDITVPLEDSNGWQFCSTADGSIEIPALANGDNTVRLWFKDSAGNVTSTSQDVIVNFTAQPTPTPTAYWSFDANTIYSQKAYESANRVDAELHYYSAIAGQVNEGLDFNNARTHVKIPSNTAFKPTDELSISFWADINDDAGDYSSADTTGTILSTMNNDGDGYYLWSLNQSRWPGAGINSLKTIHFYISLNGVKYRSVIPKDYIGYNRAHIVLTFDGRRVKWYVNGMLKHVDDFLTRRTISYDGGSNTPLYLGTGVNPATNGPNSDLYEGTLDELAIFNKSLTSTQIMELYTKGNTAQRIYDPARTITTPLNTKASIYDSSSNFFYGDRIRVTMNDCTDADLVLVNDSTTAPSATDENWQPCTTATGAILSSPLTTGTPITPRLWLKSFNGIVHNTSATLNGEVVNLNATVTIPRPTTILSLDSVASGHTSATEFYDSTNKTSVSVNGVIPSGNEPTATTDTAAVVAAGRDFNGVNQYMTFAPTGANTYETDLTISTWAYLVKGDTRNMTIISNKQNGATNAGGTAIRIKNNKLQFVMSVNTSSAIGLSAAEYSVSIDNYSYTTGFHHITGTFDGKILKIYLDGVYINKYNIPFYQASRYYSYSNYVTPWYIGAEADDNAPEAGSFFSGIIDEVTMWPTVLTEPQIVALYNYGAQYDIANTADGYAPNDPGIKIKDNKTIISSPFATFTMPSCTYNQTSPVVKDIPINSIYIKVDDATPPDNFTTGWQYCTKEADAIISSLISEGNSTIYIYFRDEEGDISSVPITFDVTYLPPEMENPRAYYAFEGNLNDSANNLHIRAATFSNPGGKVGNAYNLYGISGGTTDRTYLDDLNLDKNFAISVWYYPYDNDTKIFEIPNQITIAKTASETISATVKGSWWSTVTVETTEIVTPTAWNHIGVIREDGSIKVLLNGKIVASSSINDQSLQKPIGNFKLLESSSKYLIIDELAIYNKDVTIEQMQYLYYRGMKGQPVPTKAENYLAATKPNHYYNFDDANIVTTTLADLGKDATAPLTINNAVITGSVDAKVNQSFFIKRYEDTLEGSDGGGSINSVGAAQYLESSATIDIPNDFTISTWVKLTKTTYPLSDPKQETYTILSQWGDDPTEQSYRLYVDRTNNAGTVVFQYRLANNNLFQVTSALDKIFATDSNWYHITVRRLGNHMAMFINGKQSGFVWNMANSPLRTVTTKFRIGDITSATIDENRFEGFIDETAIWTSKALDHDQIYDVYQRGLNSNAISTMPFLAVSEPGSTIDLTIVNMKINECDGYESVWIAKSTDATPGASDTGSGSQLGWQTCSTAVDAFKTPLLVDGNNDFIIYFKKAGVVSTYTQSVTIIKNVSDTTPPALPTATLASSTPTDSAIAKFTIGSCADIAGVYVGTTGASEPVSGLSGWQGCSTIAGAITYPKLVYGVNNISLWFKDAAGNVQPLTRDFSITYNTQTIPVASLYLPFDKELSGAAGSFDLINSDFFAGKNNASLSANTDGIIKGSLANIGTGYLERSSGAISLSNELSFSSWVKIAKPSTRSVIYSRWDENTANNQFSIEVDSEGRLCLAFQTVNSAGGSSWNTSSYARKCSYNKVNFSQWSHIALTRKNANLYFYIDGIQEQSDAIDTGNFLSVSPPVARVGAQERNGAYYTVGSLDEMAIWTTELTQFQIEAIYSKGKNATPLNQYIQPQVPAVPSYYWTFDDADYTGGTYVLADRMGAMNLTNIQSASLTYAQDGINGVLNESFSFLNEEHLLGGPTVSLGTEFAISTWVYLEDDSDDDGYIISKWSTGQEEFRLYTSAGIVKFDFQTAGLTNSIEAPKALNYDAWNNIIVARKDGVIKLYINGAYEAVNSTVSVNPVLDTPNNLYIGWDGSGTDNYFTGLIDETVIYHQSLDMRQVDYVYKEGKAARSLPTTIKVSAAHASNTVSGTDVDLTIGDCLSFTDVKIQLSGTPAPGSGDAGWLACSEVVGAINFTGLPASSTTTLDIWFKNGTTVEGAATTTIDITTP